The DNA region CGAGGAAGCTAGAAGCCGACGACGCTGCCTCTCTTCCTCCCCTGCGAATCTGGGTATGCCTTCTTCTTTGAAATCTATGGAGTAGGGACTGAGTGAATGACGAGGCCTTGACACGGCCGTGTCTTCGAAGACTGGAAATTCCAGTCTTCGACGACACTTTTTGAGTGTTGAAGATGAATTCTGGCTTCTATGGCTTTGGTTAATCTCAATTGAGTGTTGAAGATTAATCGCtggaattttattattatttttttaaaatctcaaTTGGAGATGAGATTATAAGTAATGTTAATTATAGAGTATGCTGGCAAGAATAATGCCTAACAGTTTGAGAGATTTTGACAAAGAAGGAAATGACACAAGGTTGTCTCATCACAAATGATGATGATCTAGACACATTATTTTGGTTCTATAGGTAATGCAAATTATAAGGTGAACAAGATTTTCAAATTACTGGTAACTGAATGCATTAATTTGACATAGGGAATTGGATGCTCTCTGtgagtttaaaataaatattatgaattgaagCATGAAGTTAAATAGGTCGAACTCGAGCTTGAAAGTTTGAGCAATCTGACTCGAACTCAAGCTTGAAAATTTGAGCTCAATTTGAGCCAATCGAGTTTCTCCGACTCAAGCTTGAGCTTGAGCTTCAATTTTAAGGTTCAATCGAATGGAAGATTGTCAAATTCTTCATTGATTAGTATATTATGCTGCtaattttaaaactaaactTTCCTCACAGGTTTCAGTGAAAATTGTGTATTTTCACATGGGTGAGGGTGGTGCTAATGCGGCTGACAAGAGAATAGTTTTTGTGACCGTCGGAACTACTTGTTTTGATGCTCTAGTTAATGCTGTGGACACTGCTGAAGTTAGGAAAGAGTTGTTCAAGAAAGGCTATACTGATATTATTGTTCAAATGGGTCGTGGAACCTATGTTCCCACAAAGGTAAATGtgaaattagttttttgttattgttttttaattgCTTTTAGTTTCTAAACAATATGTTAACAGCCAAAATCATGTTTCTCTGTGAAAGTTGAATGCTACAAACTTTTTGTATCTTGGGCTTAAAGAAGATCAAAAAAAGTATAAGGATGGTTTCAAACTCTCATAAGTTAGAGGAGTTAAAAATATTCTGAGTTAGATGTCAATATCAGCTCTTGGAAATTAGCACTTGGGTGGGTAGTAAGAACTAATAAGCTTAAGCTGGCTAGTTTGTAAGGGGTGGTACTATTTTAGTCTGCAAATTGAGATGTGTTTTTTAAAATAGCTATTGGTGCACCTTGTTTTGGCAATTCTCTCTCTGACACTAGTCACACTATCGCTATTTAACTAAAAATCTGATAAGGAAACCATAATATTCTCACGATTATTAAACAAAGTTGTATCTATTCCACACAGTTTATTTACTCTTAGTAGACATGCTTCTCCATTTGACCAATTCACATTAGTAGATGTAAGCATCTGTTGATTTTATGCTGATTGATGGTCTTTAATTGCGTGCTTAGATATCCCTTTAAATTTTCAGTCTGCCTCAGAAAATGGATCCCCAGCGCTGGACTATTTCACTTTCTCATCAAGCATAGCCAAATATCTGAAATCAGCATCTCTTGTTATTAGCCATGCGGGTTAGTCATGATTTAATACATGTCTATTTTCATTTATCTAggatttattttctctttttccctATCATTTGGGTGTTTCTCATGCCCATGGTTTAGACTTCTAGTGCATAAACAGTCATCAATGAatccattattttctttcacCTCAGTTATAATGGAAGAAAAGGTAAGATATGATGTCAAGAAAATGCATGTTATAAACTAAGATTGGGCTAGAGTCtctcaattgggctataatgcacatggatcaaactacactaaaagattgaatccaaccaattagctagtctaacccataacCTTATAaaccatatgttctctcttatttgatcaatgtgggactcttaacaataCAGAATCAAACTGCAAACTGCAGGTTCAGGAAGCATATTTGAGACATTGCGGCTGGGAAAACCATTGATCGTGGTAGTGAATGAAGATTTAATGGACAATCATCAAAGCGAGCTAGCAGAAGAACTTGCTGATAGAAAACATTTGTTTTGTGCACGTCCACAGACGCTATACCAAACCATCGCAGACATGGACTTGGAGTCTGTTGTTCCATATCAACCAGGTGACGCTAAGCCAGTAGCTAAACTCATTAATAGTCATCTTGGTTTCCCCCAGGAATGATCTGATGATGGTTCAAACAATCATCTGAGAGTCAAAATACATCTTTAAAGTTCTAATGTGATctaatattgaattaattctaTCCATAACTGTAGGGACTTGAACTTATGATCTtccatttgaaatggtaacaaTAATGCCATCAAACCACACAATATTGGCATCTAACATTCTTATTCTAAAAttgcattttaatatatatatatatatatatatatatatatatatatatatatatatatatatatatatatataaattatttattgttttgtcaATGAATATTTACAGTAACCAAATTACCtcaattattttctattttgaaataattgaagaattaaAAGCAGAGCTTTTTAAATGATATGTTCTTAATTTTATGATAATGATGATTTTTGATACATGCACAATGTATAGATAttgcattttaatatatatatatatatataaattatttattgttttgtcaATGAATATTTACAGTAACCAAATTACCtcaattattttctattttgaaataattgaagaattaaAAGCAGAGCTTTTTAAATGATATGTTCTTAATTTTATGATAATGATGATTTTTGATACATGCACAATGTATAGATAttgcattttaatatatatatatatatataaattatttattgttttgtcaATGAATATTTACAGTAACCAAATTACCtcaattattttctattttgaaataattgaagaattaaAAGCAGAGCTTTTTAAATGATATGTTCTTAATTTTATGATAATGATGATTTTTGATACATGCACAATGTATAGATAttgcattttaatatatatatatatatataaattatttattgttttgtcaATGAATATTTACAGTAaccaaaaattatttattgttttgtcaATGAATATTTACAGTAACCAAATTACCtcaattattttctattttgaaataattgaagaattaaAAGCAGAGCTTTCTAAATGATATGTTCTTAATTTTATGATAATGAAGATTTTTGATACATGCACAATGTATAGATATTAAACAAAAGGCAACCCAACCAAGTCGATCGAATTGTTGGCTTGCTAACTATAACGGTTCAAATTCAATTCCCTGGAACGGCTTATTGACCTTCTTGTTTCGAGTCTATCATCTAAGGTCACAAGGCGAAAAAATAAAAGCGGATCTAGAGGTTTTTACATAAGTAACAAAAACTAGCAAATGAGGAAAGTGGAGCCGAAATCCATGACGATATTAGTAGCTGCGGAAGCATAATCAGTACTATGAGAGCGATAGAGCCATGAAGCTGAAAAACAAACAACGTTGCTGGTAATGCGATTTTGCAGAAACTGAGATCATGTCACCTGGCTGCCTACCTACCCTCTCCAATGATATGATGAAGCATAGGCCTGGAAGGAGTAGATCGCGGTGAAGAATTTAAATCTGTTGTTGCCACACTTGTAGTAGCCACTGATGAATAATCACCTATCACTTGGGAACCATGAATGTCAGTCATGAAGCTGGTTCTATCATCAAACTTCCAGTCAGTGAGGTAGCTGGGCCTTGAAGTTACGGTTGGTACTTCAGCGTCTCCTGAAAGCATTGCCACCACA from Ipomoea triloba cultivar NCNSP0323 chromosome 6, ASM357664v1 includes:
- the LOC116022606 gene encoding UDP-N-acetylglucosamine transferase subunit ALG13 homolog, yielding MGEGGANAADKRIVFVTVGTTCFDALVNAVDTAEVRKELFKKGYTDIIVQMGRGTYVPTKSASENGSPALDYFTFSSSIAKYLKSASLVISHAGSGSIFETLRLGKPLIVVVNEDLMDNHQSELAEELADRKHLFCARPQTLYQTIADMDLESVVPYQPGDAKPVAKLINSHLGFPQE